The Candidatus Nomurabacteria bacterium genomic sequence ACTACTTTTTCCGGTGAAGCTACCATCTTTGTATTTGCTCGTAGTCTTTGATACCGAACTTGAAGCAACGGGTGTTGACGAGGAGGACGGAGTAGTTGTACTGCTAGCTTTGTTTACGATTGCTTGTGAAGTGGTATTTGCGGACAACTGGCTAATCGCTTGAGTGCCTTCACTGCGTTGATGAGTACTATATATAACAAAAGTGAACGCCACGAAGGCACCGATTGCTACTTTGGCTATTGTTCTGTTCATGTCATTAGTAAACTATGTAAAACTTATTTTTTGCTTATATCAAGCCGGTTTGTCAATTTTATTTTGCTACTACTATACATTGTATAGATTTGTTTAATTTTTGGCTAGCATTGACCAACGTATTATAATGTGTGAATCCGGAGGTGATTAAAATTATGGAAAAACTGACACATAGAAGTGTGATACGAGCGTTGCAAGAATCTTGGGACATAAAAACAAGTTCGATA encodes the following:
- a CDS encoding FMN-binding protein; protein product: MNRTIAKVAIGAFVAFTFVIYSTHQRSEGTQAISQLSANTTSQAIVNKASSTTTPSSSSTPVASSSVSKTTSKYKDGSFTGKSSDAFYGFIQVKATISGGKLTNVDFLDYPQDRSNSIYINQYAMPILKSQAIQVQSAQVDGVSGATDTSQAFIESLGDALAQARA